In the Mycolicibacter sp. MU0102 genome, one interval contains:
- the trpC gene encoding indole-3-glycerol phosphate synthase TrpC: MTSASVLDSIIEGVCADLAVREAAVPLAEVKAAAEAMPPPRDVMAALREPGIAVIAEVKRASPSKGQLAPIADPADLASAYADGGARAISVLTEQRRFNGSLADLDAVRAAVSIPVLRKDFIVRPYQIHEARAHGADMLLLIVAALEQQALESMLDRTESLGMTALVEVHTEEEADRALTAGAKVIGVNARDLTTLEVDRDCFARIAPGLPTEVVKIAESGVRGTADLLAYAGAGADAVLVGEGLVTSGDPRAAVADLVSAGKHPSCPKPAR; the protein is encoded by the coding sequence ATGACTTCGGCATCCGTCCTCGACTCCATCATCGAGGGAGTCTGCGCCGACCTTGCCGTCCGAGAGGCTGCCGTGCCCCTGGCGGAGGTCAAAGCCGCCGCCGAGGCCATGCCACCACCTCGCGACGTGATGGCGGCGCTACGTGAGCCCGGCATCGCGGTGATCGCAGAAGTTAAGCGGGCAAGCCCGTCCAAGGGCCAGCTGGCGCCCATCGCCGACCCGGCGGATCTGGCCAGCGCGTACGCCGACGGCGGGGCCCGGGCTATCAGTGTCTTGACCGAACAGCGCCGATTCAACGGGTCACTAGCCGACCTGGACGCCGTGCGTGCCGCCGTGTCAATTCCGGTGCTGCGCAAGGACTTCATCGTGCGGCCGTATCAGATTCATGAGGCCCGGGCGCACGGCGCGGACATGTTGCTGCTGATCGTGGCGGCACTGGAACAACAGGCATTGGAATCGATGCTGGACCGCACCGAGTCGCTGGGCATGACCGCTCTGGTCGAGGTACACACCGAAGAAGAGGCTGACCGGGCACTGACCGCCGGGGCCAAGGTGATCGGCGTCAACGCGCGTGACCTGACCACGCTGGAGGTCGACCGCGACTGCTTCGCGCGCATCGCGCCCGGACTGCCCACCGAGGTGGTCAAGATCGCCGAGTCCGGGGTGCGCGGCACTGCCGACCTGCTGGCCTACGCCGGTGCCGGCGCGGACGCCGTCCTGGTTGGCGAGGGACTGGTCACCAGTGGTGATCCGCGGGCTGCCGTTGCCGATTTGGTCAGTGCGGGTAAGCATCCGTCCTGCCCGAAGCCGGCTCGCTAA
- a CDS encoding TIGR02234 family membrane protein, whose protein sequence is MAEDEGRPHNRALRAAQLLLVAAAGGLWGASRLPWVLIDSSDGLGQPKQITVSGAQWSTALVPLALLCLAAAVAAMAVRGWQMRVLAVVLAVVSLASGYLAISVCVVRDVTLRALDIAEVPLTSLLSTQRHLTGAVVSLAAALCTLAAAVLLMRTATHHAVAVTRYAAPAARRAQAQQLALGGEGDPEISERMMWDALDEGHDPTGEPDDRACGPDGEGR, encoded by the coding sequence ATGGCTGAGGACGAAGGCCGTCCTCACAACCGCGCGTTGCGGGCGGCTCAGCTGCTGCTGGTGGCGGCCGCCGGCGGCCTCTGGGGCGCGTCGCGCCTGCCCTGGGTGCTGATCGACTCGTCCGACGGGCTTGGGCAGCCCAAACAGATCACGGTCAGCGGGGCGCAGTGGTCGACGGCGCTGGTGCCCCTGGCACTGCTGTGTCTGGCTGCCGCTGTGGCCGCCATGGCGGTGCGCGGCTGGCAGATGCGGGTGTTGGCGGTGGTCCTGGCCGTGGTGAGCCTGGCGAGCGGCTATCTGGCCATCAGCGTATGTGTGGTCCGCGATGTCACGTTGCGGGCCCTGGACATCGCCGAGGTCCCGCTGACCTCGCTGCTGAGCACACAGCGCCATCTCACCGGAGCGGTGGTGAGCCTCGCAGCAGCACTGTGCACACTGGCCGCGGCGGTCCTGTTGATGCGTACAGCCACCCACCACGCTGTCGCCGTCACCAGATACGCCGCACCCGCGGCGCGCCGCGCGCAGGCGCAGCAACTCGCCCTCGGGGGCGAGGGTGACCCGGAGATCTCGGAGCGAATGATGTGGGACGCCCTTGATGAGGGCCACGACCCTACCGGGGAACCCGATGACCGGGCTTGCGGCCCGGACGGCGAGGGCCGGTGA
- a CDS encoding anthranilate synthase component I, with the protein MQTTSTSRAGVTSREDFRALAAEHRVVPVTRKVLADAETPLSAYRKLAANRPGTFLLESAENGRSWSRWSFIGAGTTSALTVREGNAVWLGTAPQGAPTGGDPLQALRDTLTLLETAAIPGLPPLSSGLVGFFTYDMVRRLERLPELAVDDLALPDMLLLLATDMAAVDHHEGTITLIANAVNWNGTGERVDDAYDDAIARLDVMTAALAQPLESSVATFERPAPVYREQRTPEEYGEIVERLVGEIEAGEAFQVVPSQRFEMTTSADPLDVYRMLRVSNPSPYMYLLQVPDDAGDLAFSIVGSSPEALVTVQDGRATTHPIAGTRWRGATEEEDQLLAKDLLNDEKEIAEHLMLVDLGRNDLGRVCIPGTVRVSDYSHIERYSHVMHLVSTVTGELAQDRSALDAVTACFPAGTLSGAPKVRAMELIEEVEKTRRGLYGGVVGYLDFAGNADFAIAIRTALMRDETAYVQAGGGVVADSNGPYEYTEASNKARAVLAAIAAAESLLPPGTDG; encoded by the coding sequence GTGCAAACCACGAGCACTTCTAGGGCCGGGGTCACCTCCCGGGAGGACTTCCGGGCACTGGCGGCTGAGCACCGGGTGGTCCCGGTGACTCGCAAGGTACTGGCCGACGCCGAGACGCCGCTGTCGGCATACCGCAAGCTGGCGGCCAACCGCCCCGGCACGTTCCTACTGGAGTCCGCCGAGAACGGGCGATCGTGGTCACGATGGTCGTTCATCGGCGCCGGCACCACGTCGGCGTTGACGGTGCGCGAAGGCAACGCGGTGTGGCTCGGCACGGCCCCTCAGGGCGCGCCCACCGGGGGAGACCCGCTCCAGGCCCTGCGTGACACGCTGACCCTGCTGGAGACGGCTGCCATCCCAGGCCTGCCGCCGCTGTCGAGTGGTCTGGTGGGCTTTTTCACCTACGACATGGTGCGGAGGCTGGAGCGCCTGCCGGAGCTGGCCGTTGACGACTTGGCGCTCCCCGACATGCTGTTGCTGCTGGCCACCGACATGGCCGCCGTCGACCATCACGAGGGCACCATCACCCTGATCGCCAATGCGGTGAACTGGAACGGCACCGGCGAACGCGTCGATGACGCCTACGACGACGCAATCGCGCGGCTGGACGTGATGACCGCGGCGCTGGCGCAGCCGCTGGAGTCCAGTGTGGCCACCTTCGAGCGACCCGCACCGGTCTACCGCGAGCAGCGCACCCCCGAGGAGTACGGGGAGATCGTCGAGCGGCTGGTCGGTGAGATCGAGGCCGGTGAGGCCTTCCAGGTGGTTCCCTCGCAGCGTTTCGAGATGACGACGTCGGCAGACCCGCTCGATGTCTACCGAATGCTGCGGGTGTCCAATCCGAGCCCCTACATGTACCTGTTGCAGGTCCCCGACGACGCCGGCGATCTGGCGTTTTCGATTGTGGGCTCCAGCCCCGAGGCGTTGGTGACCGTTCAGGACGGTCGCGCCACCACGCACCCGATCGCGGGAACCCGGTGGCGGGGTGCCACCGAGGAGGAAGACCAGCTGTTGGCCAAGGATCTGCTGAACGACGAGAAGGAGATCGCCGAGCACCTCATGCTGGTCGACCTGGGCCGAAACGACCTGGGCCGGGTATGCATTCCAGGCACTGTGCGGGTCTCCGATTACAGCCACATCGAGCGCTACAGCCACGTCATGCACTTGGTCTCCACCGTCACCGGCGAGCTTGCCCAGGACCGCAGCGCACTGGATGCGGTAACGGCGTGCTTTCCGGCCGGCACCTTGTCCGGGGCGCCCAAAGTACGTGCGATGGAACTGATCGAGGAGGTCGAGAAGACCCGTCGCGGCCTCTACGGCGGCGTCGTGGGCTATCTGGACTTCGCCGGCAACGCCGACTTCGCAATCGCTATCCGCACCGCTCTGATGCGCGATGAGACGGCGTATGTCCAGGCCGGTGGCGGCGTCGTCGCCGATTCCAACGGCCCCTACGAATACACCGAGGCCTCCAACAAGGCCCGCGCAGTGCTGGCGGCGATCGCGGCCGCTGAATCGCTGTTGCCGCCGGGGACCGATGGCTGA
- a CDS encoding peroxiredoxin, with protein MKTGDTVADFELPDQTGTPRRLSELLSGGPVVLFFYPAAMTPGCTKEACHFRDLAGEFAAVGATRVGISADAVAKQAKFADQQGFDYPLLSDTEGSVATQFGVKRGMLGRLIPVKRTTFVIDTDRTVLDVIASEFSMDAHADKALEVLRARRTA; from the coding sequence ATGAAAACCGGTGACACCGTGGCCGACTTCGAGCTCCCCGACCAGACCGGGACCCCGCGCCGACTCAGCGAACTGCTGTCCGGGGGGCCGGTGGTGCTGTTCTTCTACCCGGCGGCCATGACGCCTGGCTGCACCAAAGAGGCCTGCCACTTCCGCGACCTGGCCGGCGAGTTCGCCGCCGTCGGGGCCACCCGGGTCGGCATCAGCGCCGACGCGGTGGCCAAGCAGGCCAAATTCGCAGACCAGCAGGGTTTCGACTATCCCTTACTCTCCGACACCGAGGGTTCGGTGGCCACTCAGTTCGGCGTCAAGCGCGGCATGCTGGGCCGGCTGATCCCGGTGAAGCGGACAACCTTCGTCATCGACACCGATCGCACGGTACTGGACGTGATCGCCAGTGAGTTCTCCATGGACGCCCATGCCGACAAGGCGCTGGAGGTGCTGCGCGCGCGACGGACCGCCTAG
- a CDS encoding class I SAM-dependent methyltransferase, with product MPDLPYFDLLIDDRPSRGELSQLWEDQVHWGYWETPSSADGTLADYIAAMERMNGVLLEAGGVADGQRLLDVGCGFGGTIRQINATHSDMDLTGVNIDPRQLAAATAVSTPAAGNTISWFEADACQLPFEDNSFDRILAVECIFHFPSREKFLVEAARVLKPGGYLAVSDFVPIAMFFGKTPIWMAIRSRIAKSYGTLGSVPLRSYQTMGTRSGLRLESSRNIRKQTLPTYPFLLKFFRAHESAEIRKTMVVGTRWMNRLSRLGLLQYQVYTFRKPE from the coding sequence ATGCCCGACCTGCCCTACTTTGACCTCCTGATCGACGATCGACCCTCCCGTGGCGAACTGAGCCAACTGTGGGAGGACCAGGTGCACTGGGGCTATTGGGAGACCCCCAGCAGCGCCGATGGCACCCTGGCCGACTACATCGCGGCCATGGAGCGGATGAACGGAGTGCTCCTGGAGGCCGGAGGGGTTGCCGACGGGCAAAGGCTGCTGGATGTCGGCTGTGGATTCGGCGGGACCATCCGACAGATCAATGCGACGCATTCCGACATGGATCTCACTGGCGTAAATATCGACCCGCGCCAGCTTGCTGCCGCTACAGCGGTGAGCACACCTGCCGCCGGCAACACCATCTCCTGGTTCGAAGCTGACGCCTGCCAGTTGCCGTTCGAGGACAACTCTTTTGATCGAATCCTGGCAGTCGAATGCATCTTCCACTTTCCGTCTCGGGAAAAGTTCCTCGTGGAGGCCGCGCGGGTACTCAAGCCGGGCGGCTACCTCGCCGTGTCGGACTTCGTGCCGATCGCGATGTTCTTCGGCAAGACTCCGATCTGGATGGCGATCCGCAGTCGGATCGCCAAGTCCTACGGGACGCTCGGCAGTGTCCCGCTGCGGTCCTACCAGACCATGGGCACGCGCTCCGGACTACGCCTCGAGTCCTCGCGCAACATCCGGAAGCAGACGTTGCCGACATACCCGTTCCTGCTGAAATTCTTCCGCGCGCACGAATCAGCGGAAATCCGCAAGACCATGGTTGTCGGTACCCGCTGGATGAACCGGTTGTCTCGGCTCGGACTTCTTCAGTACCAGGTCTACACGTTCCGCAAGCCCGAATGA
- the hisI gene encoding phosphoribosyl-AMP cyclohydrolase, giving the protein MTQLDPAIAARLKRNTDGLFAAVVQEQGSGDVLMVAWMDDDALARTLETREATYFSRSRNEQWIKGATSGHTQYVHSVRVDCDGDTVLLTVDQTGGACHTGDHSCFDADLLLGPAD; this is encoded by the coding sequence ATGACACAACTGGATCCGGCTATCGCTGCCCGGCTCAAGCGCAATACCGACGGGTTGTTTGCCGCGGTGGTTCAGGAACAGGGCAGCGGCGACGTGCTCATGGTCGCCTGGATGGACGACGATGCGCTGGCCCGCACGCTGGAAACCCGCGAGGCTACCTATTTTTCGCGCTCGCGCAACGAGCAGTGGATCAAGGGTGCGACGTCCGGCCACACGCAGTACGTCCATTCGGTGCGCGTGGACTGCGACGGCGACACCGTTCTGCTGACGGTCGATCAGACCGGGGGCGCCTGCCACACCGGCGACCACAGCTGCTTCGACGCTGACTTGCTGCTGGGGCCCGCGGACTGA
- the hisF gene encoding imidazole glycerol phosphate synthase subunit HisF — protein sequence MDKRSDVAVRVIPCLDVDGGRVVKGVNFANLRDAGDPVELAAAYDAEGADELTFLDVTASSSGRATMLEVVARTADQVFIPLTVGGGVRTVADVDVLLRAGADKVSVNTAAIARPELLGELSRQFGSQCIVLSVDARTVPAGSAPTASGWEVTTHGGRQGTGIDAVEWAVRGVELGVGEILLNSMDADGTKAGFDLAMLRAVRAAVSVPVIASGGAGAAEHFAPAVAAGADAVLAASVFHFRELTIGQVKAAMSAEGIVVR from the coding sequence ATGGATAAGCGCAGCGATGTGGCGGTACGGGTCATTCCGTGTCTGGACGTCGACGGCGGCCGGGTTGTCAAGGGCGTCAACTTCGCGAACCTGCGCGATGCCGGAGACCCGGTCGAGTTGGCCGCGGCCTATGACGCCGAGGGAGCCGATGAGCTGACCTTCCTCGATGTCACGGCGTCGTCATCGGGCCGTGCCACCATGCTTGAGGTGGTGGCACGCACCGCCGATCAGGTCTTCATTCCGCTCACCGTGGGTGGCGGGGTGCGCACGGTAGCCGACGTCGACGTACTGCTGCGGGCCGGCGCGGACAAGGTGTCGGTGAACACCGCCGCCATCGCCCGCCCGGAACTGTTGGGGGAACTGTCCCGCCAGTTCGGTTCGCAGTGCATCGTGCTCTCGGTCGACGCCCGTACGGTCCCCGCCGGTTCGGCACCGACCGCCTCCGGATGGGAGGTCACCACCCACGGCGGCCGGCAGGGAACGGGCATTGATGCCGTCGAATGGGCGGTCCGGGGCGTCGAACTCGGCGTGGGGGAGATCCTGCTGAATTCGATGGATGCCGACGGGACCAAGGCGGGATTCGATCTGGCCATGCTGCGCGCGGTGCGCGCCGCGGTGAGCGTGCCGGTGATTGCCAGCGGGGGAGCCGGTGCGGCTGAGCATTTCGCACCCGCGGTGGCCGCGGGTGCCGATGCGGTTTTGGCCGCCAGTGTGTTTCATTTCCGGGAGCTGACCATCGGCCAGGTGAAGGCCGCGATGTCGGCTGAGGGGATTGTGGTGCGATGA
- a CDS encoding inositol monophosphatase family protein produces the protein MALDTADLQALVATASEILDVAAEPFLAGHRADSAVRKGGNDFATEVDLALERQITEALVSATGIGVHGEEFGGPPIDSPLVWVLDPIDGTFNYAAGSPMAAMLLGLLCDGEPVAGLTWLPFAGQRYTAFAGGPLIRNGVPQPRLEAADLAHSLVGIGTFNVEWRGRLPGRYRLAVLEGLTRVTSRTRMHGATGIDLAYVADGTLGAAISFGDHIWDHAAGVAMVRAAGGVVSDLSGAPWTARSESTLVAAPGVHEQIVDILKQVGASGDY, from the coding sequence ATGGCGCTGGACACCGCGGATCTTCAGGCGCTGGTAGCGACCGCGTCGGAGATTCTCGATGTCGCGGCGGAGCCGTTCCTGGCCGGCCACCGCGCCGACTCGGCTGTCCGCAAGGGCGGCAACGACTTCGCCACCGAGGTCGACCTGGCCCTGGAACGGCAGATCACCGAGGCCCTGGTGTCCGCCACCGGAATCGGGGTGCACGGTGAGGAATTCGGCGGCCCCCCGATCGATTCCCCGCTGGTCTGGGTGCTTGACCCCATCGACGGGACTTTCAACTATGCGGCGGGATCGCCGATGGCTGCCATGCTGCTCGGACTGCTGTGCGACGGCGAACCGGTCGCTGGGCTGACGTGGCTGCCGTTCGCCGGCCAGCGCTACACCGCCTTTGCCGGTGGTCCGCTGATCCGCAACGGGGTACCCCAGCCGCGGCTGGAGGCCGCCGACCTGGCCCACTCCCTGGTGGGGATCGGCACCTTCAACGTGGAGTGGCGAGGCAGACTGCCCGGTCGTTACCGGCTCGCAGTGCTCGAAGGCCTGACCCGAGTGACCTCACGGACCCGGATGCACGGCGCCACCGGGATCGACCTGGCCTACGTCGCAGACGGAACGCTTGGCGCTGCAATCAGTTTCGGCGACCACATCTGGGACCACGCCGCCGGAGTGGCCATGGTGCGGGCAGCCGGCGGTGTCGTCTCCGATCTGTCCGGGGCCCCTTGGACGGCACGATCGGAATCGACGCTGGTCGCCGCACCGGGCGTACACGAACAGATCGTGGACATCCTCAAGCAAGTCGGCGCATCGGGGGACTACTGA
- the priA gene encoding bifunctional 1-(5-phosphoribosyl)-5-((5-phosphoribosylamino)methylideneamino)imidazole-4-carboxamide isomerase/phosphoribosylanthranilate isomerase PriA: protein MSTSVSNALILLPAVDVVDGRAVRLVQGKAGSETEYGSALDAALGWQRDGAEWIHLVDLDAAFGRGSNRELLADVVGRLDVKVELSGGIRDDESLKAALATGCARVNLGTAALENPQWCARAIAEYGEKVAVGLDVQIDPSHPEGAHRLRGRGWETDGGDLWPVLERLDREGCSRYVVTDVTKDGTLGGPNLELLGAVADRTDAPVIASGGVSSLDDLRAIATLVDRGVEGAIVGKALYAGRFTLPEALSTVRG from the coding sequence GTGAGTACGTCTGTGAGCAATGCGTTGATTCTGCTGCCCGCCGTCGATGTGGTGGACGGCAGGGCGGTGCGTCTGGTGCAGGGCAAAGCCGGCAGCGAGACCGAGTACGGATCGGCGCTGGACGCCGCGCTGGGCTGGCAGCGTGACGGTGCGGAATGGATCCACCTGGTGGACCTCGATGCCGCCTTCGGCCGTGGCTCCAACCGCGAGCTGCTCGCTGATGTGGTGGGCCGCCTTGACGTCAAGGTGGAGCTGTCCGGTGGGATCCGTGACGATGAGTCGCTCAAGGCGGCGCTGGCGACCGGCTGCGCCCGGGTGAACCTGGGCACCGCGGCGTTGGAGAACCCGCAGTGGTGCGCGCGTGCCATCGCCGAATACGGCGAGAAGGTGGCGGTCGGGCTGGATGTGCAGATCGACCCCAGCCACCCCGAAGGTGCCCACCGGCTGCGGGGCCGCGGCTGGGAGACCGACGGTGGCGACCTGTGGCCGGTGCTGGAACGTCTTGACCGGGAAGGCTGTTCGCGCTACGTGGTCACCGATGTGACCAAGGACGGCACGCTGGGCGGGCCCAACCTTGAGCTGCTGGGTGCGGTCGCTGACCGCACCGACGCCCCGGTGATCGCCTCGGGCGGTGTGTCGAGCCTCGATGACCTGCGGGCGATCGCCACGCTGGTGGACCGGGGCGTGGAGGGCGCGATCGTCGGAAAGGCCCTGTATGCGGGCCGGTTCACTCTTCCCGAGGCGCTGTCCACGGTGCGGGGCTAG
- the hisH gene encoding imidazole glycerol phosphate synthase subunit HisH produces MSGSPRVVILDYGSGNLRSAQRALQRVGAQVEVTADADAAADADGLLVPGVGAYAACMAGLRQVNGDKIIAERVQAGRPVLGVCVGMQILFAHGVEFGVDTVGCGQWPGAVTRLDAPVIPHMGWNVVDAAPASTLFAGLDADTRFYFVHSYAAQRWEGRPEALVTWATHQVPFVAAVEDGPLAATQFHPEKSGDAGATLLSNWVEAL; encoded by the coding sequence GTGAGCGGCTCTCCCAGGGTGGTGATCCTGGACTACGGTTCCGGGAACCTGCGCTCCGCCCAGCGAGCCCTGCAGCGGGTCGGTGCCCAGGTCGAGGTGACCGCCGACGCCGACGCTGCCGCCGATGCCGACGGTCTGCTGGTGCCGGGTGTCGGGGCGTACGCGGCGTGCATGGCCGGGCTGCGCCAGGTCAACGGCGACAAGATCATCGCCGAACGAGTGCAGGCCGGCCGCCCGGTACTCGGAGTGTGTGTCGGGATGCAGATCCTGTTCGCCCACGGAGTCGAATTCGGGGTGGACACCGTCGGCTGCGGCCAGTGGCCGGGTGCGGTCACCCGGCTGGACGCCCCGGTGATCCCGCACATGGGGTGGAACGTCGTCGACGCCGCACCCGCCAGCACACTGTTTGCCGGCTTGGATGCCGACACCCGGTTCTATTTCGTGCACTCGTACGCTGCGCAGCGCTGGGAAGGCCGTCCGGAGGCTTTGGTGACCTGGGCGACTCATCAGGTACCGTTCGTGGCGGCTGTCGAGGATGGGCCGTTGGCCGCCACCCAGTTTCACCCCGAGAAGAGCGGGGATGCCGGGGCGACGCTGTTGAGCAATTGGGTGGAGGCACTGTGA
- the hisB gene encoding imidazoleglycerol-phosphate dehydratase HisB — translation MTRRARVQRATRESDITVELDLDGTGIVDIETGVPFFDHMLTALGSHASFDLTVRARGDVEIEAHHTVEDTAIVLGQALGEALGDKKGIRRFGDAFIPMDETLAHAAVDVSGRPYCVHTGEPDHMMHTTIAGTQAPYHTVINRHVFETLASNARIALHVRVLYGRDPHHITEAEYKAVARALRQAVEPDPRVTGVPSTKGAL, via the coding sequence ATGACCCGCCGCGCCCGGGTGCAACGCGCTACCCGCGAATCCGACATCACGGTCGAACTCGACCTGGACGGCACCGGCATCGTTGACATCGAGACCGGCGTGCCGTTCTTCGATCACATGCTGACGGCATTGGGCAGTCACGCCAGTTTCGATCTGACGGTGCGTGCCCGCGGCGACGTCGAGATCGAAGCCCACCACACCGTCGAAGACACCGCGATCGTGCTCGGGCAGGCGCTGGGCGAGGCGCTCGGCGACAAGAAGGGCATTCGCCGATTCGGCGACGCGTTCATCCCGATGGACGAGACGCTGGCCCACGCCGCCGTCGACGTCTCCGGCCGGCCGTACTGCGTGCACACCGGGGAGCCGGATCACATGATGCACACCACCATTGCTGGAACACAGGCGCCGTATCACACGGTGATCAACCGGCACGTGTTCGAGACGCTGGCGTCGAACGCACGCATCGCACTGCACGTGCGGGTGCTCTACGGACGCGATCCGCACCACATCACCGAGGCCGAGTACAAGGCCGTCGCTCGTGCGCTGCGCCAGGCGGTGGAGCCCGACCCGCGCGTGACCGGCGTGCCGTCCACCAAGGGAGCCCTGTGA
- a CDS encoding histidinol-phosphate transaminase: protein MSGTPARPGAQITLADLPLRDDLRGKSPYGAPQLEVPVRLNTNENPHPPSQALIDDVARSVREAAAELHRYPDRDAVALRTDLAAYLTAQTGVEVGPDNVWAANGSNEILQQLLQAFGGPGRSAIGFVPSYSMHPIISDGTQTRWLAANRTSDFGLDVEVARAAIAEHHPDVVFVASPNNPSGQSIPLQDLRSLLEASPGIVIVDEAYGEFSSQPSAIALIDDYPAKLIVSRTMSKAFAFAGGRLGYLIAAPAVIDAMLLVRLPYHLSVVTQAAARAALRHADDTLGSVAQLIAERDRVSTELSAMGFRVIPSDANFVLFGQFADAPATWQRYLDAGILIRDVGIPGYLRATTGLPEENDALLSASKQLAATELAQPLLGES from the coding sequence GTGAGCGGCACACCAGCACGCCCGGGCGCGCAGATCACCCTGGCGGATCTGCCGCTGCGCGATGATCTACGCGGCAAGTCGCCCTATGGTGCGCCGCAGCTGGAAGTTCCGGTGCGGCTCAACACCAATGAGAATCCGCACCCGCCGAGCCAGGCGCTCATCGACGACGTGGCACGTTCGGTACGTGAGGCCGCCGCCGAGCTGCACCGCTATCCCGATCGCGATGCGGTGGCGCTGCGCACCGATCTGGCCGCCTATCTGACGGCCCAGACCGGCGTTGAGGTGGGGCCGGACAATGTGTGGGCCGCCAACGGTTCCAATGAGATCCTGCAGCAGTTGCTGCAGGCATTCGGTGGCCCGGGCCGCAGCGCGATCGGATTCGTTCCGTCGTACTCGATGCACCCGATCATCTCCGACGGCACCCAGACGCGGTGGCTGGCCGCTAACCGGACCTCGGACTTCGGGCTGGACGTCGAGGTGGCCCGCGCCGCCATCGCCGAGCACCACCCCGACGTGGTGTTCGTCGCGTCCCCGAACAACCCGTCCGGACAGAGCATTCCGCTGCAGGATCTGCGGAGCCTGCTCGAAGCGTCGCCGGGGATCGTGATCGTCGACGAGGCCTATGGCGAGTTCTCGTCGCAGCCCAGCGCGATCGCGTTGATCGATGACTACCCGGCGAAGCTGATCGTCAGCCGCACGATGAGCAAGGCGTTCGCGTTCGCCGGCGGTCGGCTCGGCTACCTGATCGCGGCCCCGGCGGTGATCGATGCGATGTTGCTGGTTCGCCTTCCGTACCACCTGTCAGTGGTCACCCAGGCCGCCGCTCGCGCCGCACTCCGGCACGCCGACGACACCCTGGGCAGCGTCGCGCAGTTGATCGCCGAACGGGACCGCGTCTCAACTGAGCTGTCCGCCATGGGATTTCGGGTCATTCCCAGCGACGCCAACTTCGTGCTGTTCGGCCAGTTCGCCGACGCGCCCGCAACCTGGCAGCGCTACCTGGATGCTGGCATCCTCATCCGCGATGTCGGCATCCCGGGCTACCTGCGGGCAACCACCGGACTTCCGGAGGAGAACGACGCACTGCTCTCCGCCAGCAAGCAGCTTGCGGCCACCGAACTCGCCCAACCGCTATTAGGAGAATCATGA